The Zingiber officinale cultivar Zhangliang chromosome 10A, Zo_v1.1, whole genome shotgun sequence genome contains a region encoding:
- the LOC122027441 gene encoding nicotinamide adenine dinucleotide transporter 1, chloroplastic-like isoform X3, with the protein MIKGQLHLRLALRGNIIISSLKQIIKNEGVSGLYRGLTPTVTALLPTWTVYFTVYNQLKSLLHSHVDENKEHSIGANVLAAAGAGAATAITTNPLWVVKTRLQTQGMRDDVEPYKSMLSALRRITLEEGRKGLYSGLLPSLVGISHVAIQFPSYEKIKSYLARKENTSVDRLSPSDVAIASSLSKIIASTLTYPHEVIRARLQEQGHARNNSNKYAGVTDCIRKVFYKEGISSFYRGYATNLLRTTPAAVITFTSYEMIHRFCLQVIST; encoded by the exons ATGATAAAAGGTCAGCTCCACCTTCGGTTGGCTTTAAGAG GCAACATCATTATTTCAAGCCTAAAACAGATCATAAAAAATGAAGGTGTGAGTGGTTTATATCGTGGACTCACTCCAACTGTTACTGCACTTCTTCCAACCTGGACT GTGTATTTTACTGTTTATAATCAGCTGAAAAGCTTGCTTCATTCACATG TGGATGAAAATAAGGAGCATTCAATTGGTGCAAATGTGCTTGCTGCTGCAGGCGCAGGAGCTGCAACAGCTATTACCACCAATCCATTATGGGTTGTTAAAACTAGACTTCAA ACTCAGGGAATGAGGGATGATGTGGAGCCATATAAAAGCATGTTATCTGCTTTAAGAAGGATTACACTTGAAGAGGGAAGGAAAGGTCTATACAG TGGGCTTCTTCCTTCTTTAGTGGGGATTAGCCATGTTGCTATCCAGTTTCCATCATATGAAAAGATCAAGTCTTACTTGGCACGAAAAG AAAACACTTCAGTGGATAGGCTTAGTCCCAGTGATGTAGCTATTGCTTCTTCCCTATCTAAAATAATTGCATCAACTTTGACATATCCACATGAG GTCATACGAGCCCGGCTACAAGAACAAGGTCATGCACGCAACAATAGCAACAAATATGCAGGGGTAACAGACTGCATTAGGAAGGTATTCTACAAAGAAGGCATCTCTAGTTTTTACCGTGGCTATGCTACAAACTTGCTGAGAACTACTCCTGCTGCTGTTATTACATTTACAAGTTACGAGATGATTCATCGGTTTTGCCTCCAAGTAATCTCTACCTGA